In Candidatus Zixiibacteriota bacterium, the genomic window AGTACACGTTCGATATGCTGAAACTCACCAATATGCCAAATCTCGACTTCCGGGAGCAGCTCTGGCTGTTCGGAGCCTTCGCGCTGGCCTTCGCGATCAAAGTGCCGCTGTTTCCGTTCCATACCTGGCTTCCCGACGCCCATGTCGAGGCGCCGACAGTCGGCTCAGTGATTCTTGCCGGCGTGCTTCTGAAGATGGGCACTTATGGCTTCCTGCGAATCTGCCTGCCGATGTTTCCCGAGGCGACGATAGTTTATCTCCCGTACATCTGTGTACTATCGGTGATAGCGATCATATACGGCGCGCTGGTGTCGATGGTCCAGCGAGACATCAAATCTCTGGTGGCGTTTTCGTCGGTATCGCACATGGGCTTTGTCATGCTTGGTATATTCGCCCTGAACACTCAGGGGCTGGAGGGTTCGGTCCTTCAGATGCTCAACCACGGCATCTCGACCGGTGCGCTATTCCTGATCGTAGGCATGATCTACGAGCGCCGCCACTCGCGCATGATCGAGGATTTCGGGGGTATCGCCAGAGTGATGCCGGTGTTTGCGACTTTTCTGATGATTTTCACACTGTCTTCAATCGGGCTCCCGCTCACCAACGGATTTGTAGGTGAATTCCTCATTCTGCTGGGGGCATATAAAACGAACCCGACGTACGGCGTGTTGGCAGCCAGCGGTGTCATCCTGGCGGCCTGCTACATGCTTTGGATGTACCAGCGTGTGATCTACGGAAAAGTCACCCGTCCCGAAAACGAGAAGTTAACCGACCTGACCGCCCGGGAGAAACTGGTCCTGGTGCCGCTGGTGGCGTTTGTCTTCTGGATCGGGGTATACCCGTCGCCGCTTTTGAATAGAATCGAACCCGCCGTCAAACAAATCCTAACTCAGGTTGGACGCGCTCAAACAGTGCAGGTACAGGAGGAACAGGTGCCCGCGGAACTGCTGACAGAAAACCAGCTTAGCGCGGGCGACGTTGAAACCATGTATTCCGGAGAGGTCAAATGAGTCAGGTTACTATCTACACCAAGGTCGGCTGCCCGTACTGCGCGGCGGCCAAGAAGCACTACGGCGACCAGGGAGTGAAGTTTGAAGAGATCGATGTGCACAGCACTCCCGGCGCGATCGACAAGGTGAAAAACCTGAGCGGCGGCAAAAACATTGTGCCGGTTATTGTCGAGGACGGCCGAGTGACGGTCGGTTTCGGCGGCGGCTGAGGTATATAGGGTAGGCGACGGTCGTCGCCAGTGAATGCGATGAATGTTGATTACGTTTCAGCGTTGTCTGTTGATCTGAGCCTGATCCTCCCGGAAATGGTTCTGCTTGCCGGCTCGTTTCTGCTGCTGGCCGTGGCCTGTACGCGGCGGCTGAGCGGCATTGCACCTTCGGCGACAGTGGTCACTCTTCTGGTTTCCCTATGGATGATCAGTCGCCAGTTGGCGCACCAGGGTTCCGGGTTCGGCGATATGGTGCTCTGTGACCACTTCGGCATAATGTTCAAGCTGATATTTGTTGTCGCCTCGATCATCACCGTATTCCTGGCGCAGGGTTACATGAAAGCACGCCGGCTCGATATGCCGGAGTTTTACGCTTTGATGCTGGTATCGACGGTGGGCATGATGGTCATGGCCAACTCTGCCGACCTGGTCGTGATGCTGATCGGACTCGAGATCATGTCGGTGCCGCTATATGTTATGGCCGGTTTCAACCATCGGTCGCTCCGCTCCAACGAAGCAGGGGTCAAGTACTTTATGATGGGGGCTTTCGCATCGGCCTTCCTCCTCATGGGCATAGCGTTTGTCTACGGCGCGGCGGAAACCACCAACCTGCGTCGCATTGTCACGGATTTTAGTTACCTGGTCTATGGTGGAGAGTCGGCGGTTTATTTGATAGTGGGGACAGCGCTGGTTCTGGTCGGGTTCGGTTTCAAAATAGCCGCCGTACCGTTTCATAGCTGGGTGCCCGACGTGTACCAGGGAGCGCCCACTCCCGTGACAGCGTTTTTCTCCGTGGCGCCGAAAGCGGCGGGCTTTGCCGCGATGCTTCGGATCTTCCTCTTCGGCTTTGCCGGGTTCGAGGATCTGGCCACGGTGTTCTGGATTCTTGCGGTGTTGACCATGTCGGTCGGCAACATCCTGGCTCTCCGCCAGGACAACGTCAAACGGATGCTGGCCTACTCATCGATCTCGCACGCCGGCTATGTGCTCGTGGCGTTGGCGGTTGGCGGCGCCGAAGCGGTGGCCTCGGCGATCTTCTATCTGTCCGCTTACACCATGTTCAATCTCGGCGCATTTGCGGTAGTAACGCTTCTCGAGTCGAGCGCGGGGCGGAAGGCGGAGTTTCACGAATTGGCCGGTATGTCCGCAGGTCATCCGTACCTGTCGGCGACAATGGCCC contains:
- a CDS encoding NADH-quinone oxidoreductase subunit M — its product is MDSMLLTLVTFFPMIGVVLLLFVPNDRHDTIKGVTLIIAFVTLLFSIAIYQLFDPNATGMQFAVDLPWVMSLGIHYHMGIDGISLLLIVLTAVLTVLCVIASWNSVTHGVKGFYISLLLLTTGMIGVFCSLDLFLFYVFWEVMLVPMYFIIGVWGGPRRVYAAIKFVLFTMFGSLLMLVAVLYVYFQYQAYSGEYTFDMLKLTNMPNLDFREQLWLFGAFALAFAIKVPLFPFHTWLPDAHVEAPTVGSVILAGVLLKMGTYGFLRICLPMFPEATIVYLPYICVLSVIAIIYGALVSMVQRDIKSLVAFSSVSHMGFVMLGIFALNTQGLEGSVLQMLNHGISTGALFLIVGMIYERRHSRMIEDFGGIARVMPVFATFLMIFTLSSIGLPLTNGFVGEFLILLGAYKTNPTYGVLAASGVILAACYMLWMYQRVIYGKVTRPENEKLTDLTAREKLVLVPLVAFVFWIGVYPSPLLNRIEPAVKQILTQVGRAQTVQVQEEQVPAELLTENQLSAGDVETMYSGEVK
- a CDS encoding glutaredoxin family protein, whose product is MSQVTIYTKVGCPYCAAAKKHYGDQGVKFEEIDVHSTPGAIDKVKNLSGGKNIVPVIVEDGRVTVGFGGG
- a CDS encoding NADH-quinone oxidoreductase subunit N; this translates as MNVDYVSALSVDLSLILPEMVLLAGSFLLLAVACTRRLSGIAPSATVVTLLVSLWMISRQLAHQGSGFGDMVLCDHFGIMFKLIFVVASIITVFLAQGYMKARRLDMPEFYALMLVSTVGMMVMANSADLVVMLIGLEIMSVPLYVMAGFNHRSLRSNEAGVKYFMMGAFASAFLLMGIAFVYGAAETTNLRRIVTDFSYLVYGGESAVYLIVGTALVLVGFGFKIAAVPFHSWVPDVYQGAPTPVTAFFSVAPKAAGFAAMLRIFLFGFAGFEDLATVFWILAVLTMSVGNILALRQDNVKRMLAYSSISHAGYVLVALAVGGAEAVASAIFYLSAYTMFNLGAFAVVTLLESSAGRKAEFHELAGMSAGHPYLSATMALFMFALAGFPPTAGFFGKFYIFSAAVRSGLIWLAVIGVMNSFVSVYYYLRVIKVSYFDVPDTAFERLHVGPSMLAALVITVVGTLGIGFFPHELLRLSQAAIFGLP